A genomic region of Leptolyngbya sp. NIES-2104 contains the following coding sequences:
- a CDS encoding nuclear transport factor 2 family protein: MSSNQQFLQNLYEAFNKGDLETVISVMHPAVKWANGVEGGFVYGRDAVREYWTNQYKVIQVQLETLKFETDENDRNVVTVHQIVRDLQGNLLVDTTLQQLFTIENGSIVLYEIGEAETIQEKIQKTKTPNE, translated from the coding sequence ATGAGTTCAAATCAGCAGTTTTTGCAAAATTTATACGAAGCCTTCAACAAAGGCGATCTGGAAACTGTCATCTCGGTGATGCATCCGGCCGTGAAATGGGCGAACGGGGTGGAAGGTGGTTTCGTTTATGGACGCGACGCGGTGCGTGAGTACTGGACGAATCAATACAAGGTAATTCAAGTGCAGCTTGAGACCTTAAAGTTCGAGACGGATGAAAACGATCGCAATGTCGTGACCGTTCATCAAATCGTCAGAGATTTGCAGGGCAATTTGCTCGTGGATACGACACTTCAGCAGCTCTTTACGATTGAGAATGGCTCGATCGTTCTTTATGAAATTGGCGAAGCCGAAACAATCCAAGAAAAGATTCAAAAGACGAAAACTCCCAATGAGTAA
- a CDS encoding MarR family winged helix-turn-helix transcriptional regulator: MLSEEVCSTQIKSALPGLHRSLMDIVGAINRPELDQAMLEMAGLSLEPALFTPLVLIAKFGPIGVVNLAGRVGRDYTTVSRQVARLEELGLVSRQISLTDRRMREAVITQKGKIATDAINEAREQIALTLFQGWSRDDFDQLVRLMRMLADGLNKTPGGSA, translated from the coding sequence ATGTTATCAGAAGAGGTGTGCAGTACACAGATTAAGTCGGCTCTTCCAGGACTACACCGTTCCCTCATGGATATCGTCGGTGCAATAAATCGTCCCGAACTGGATCAAGCGATGCTTGAGATGGCAGGGCTGAGCCTTGAACCCGCCCTATTCACGCCCCTTGTGCTGATTGCCAAGTTTGGTCCGATCGGCGTGGTGAATCTTGCGGGGCGCGTAGGGCGTGACTACACAACCGTTAGTCGGCAAGTCGCACGGTTAGAAGAACTCGGTCTGGTCAGCCGTCAGATTAGCTTGACGGATCGACGAATGCGGGAGGCAGTGATCACACAAAAGGGCAAGATCGCGACAGATGCGATCAATGAAGCGCGTGAACAAATCGCTTTGACGCTATTTCAAGGCTGGTCGCGCGATGACTTCGACCAACTCGTCCGGTTGATGCGAATGCTTGCCGACGGGCTAAACAAGACTCCCGGTGGCAGTGCGTGA
- a CDS encoding nuclear transport factor 2 family protein, whose translation MNSRHKDLILQAYAAFNRQDANALLALLSDDVDWPGDEVRLHGKDAVRLHLLGKWAKTRPHDEPVAMSDLSEERSAVHIDQVVYALDGSVISRGMFEMTFQIEDKLIVWMNFKKL comes from the coding sequence ATGAATTCGAGGCATAAAGATTTGATATTGCAGGCTTACGCGGCATTCAATCGACAGGATGCCAACGCACTGCTCGCTCTCCTAAGCGATGATGTTGATTGGCCAGGAGATGAGGTCAGGCTGCACGGCAAAGATGCAGTCCGATTGCACTTGCTCGGAAAGTGGGCAAAAACTCGCCCGCACGATGAACCCGTCGCAATGAGTGATCTCTCAGAAGAGAGGAGCGCAGTTCACATTGACCAAGTTGTTTATGCGCTAGACGGTTCTGTTATCTCAAGAGGCATGTTTGAGATGACGTTCCAAATCGAGGATAAGCTGATAGTGTGGATGAATTTCAAAAAACTGTGA
- a CDS encoding OmpA family protein: MTPSPSAEISGQNSEFSSSESSISGAFSPVDRALQDLGASVVGNEIRIDLPADILFDFDQSTIRSDANAALQKLLTIINAQASSSKIQIEGHTDAIADDNYNQKLSERRANAVKSWLIDRGIFSTRLTTQGFGESRPVAPNTKPDGSDRPTGRQKNRRVQVTIQRS, from the coding sequence GTGACACCTAGCCCTTCGGCTGAAATTTCTGGTCAAAACAGCGAATTTTCTAGCAGTGAATCGAGTATCAGCGGTGCATTTTCCCCGGTCGATCGCGCTTTACAAGATCTCGGAGCTTCGGTTGTCGGAAATGAAATTCGGATTGATCTCCCTGCTGATATTTTGTTTGATTTTGATCAGTCCACGATTCGTTCTGATGCAAACGCGGCTCTACAAAAGCTACTTACAATTATTAATGCTCAAGCTTCAAGTAGCAAAATTCAGATTGAAGGACATACGGATGCGATCGCGGATGATAACTACAATCAAAAGTTGTCTGAGCGGCGAGCTAACGCCGTGAAATCTTGGTTGATCGATCGAGGAATTTTCTCCACCCGGCTGACAACACAAGGCTTTGGCGAATCTCGTCCGGTAGCCCCTAATACAAAGCCAGATGGTTCTGATCGTCCAACTGGGCGGCAGAAAAATCGTCGCGTTCAGGTCACAATTCAGCGATCGTGA
- a CDS encoding DUF1206 domain-containing protein, protein MPQHDLPPEIQRPMQHTAAHPAFEKLARLGYAAKGIVYFVVGLLAAQAAFGTGGQTTDTSGALQEIVAQPFGKFLLSLVTIGIVGYVLWRLVQAVLDPEGTGRTDGAKRIVQRIGYLISAIAYSGLALTAVRLITGRGNTSGSTSRDWTARFLAQPFGQWIVGLAGLVVLGVGLSYFYQAYTAKFQRQFRLNQMTATERTWAKRLGQFGIASRGVVFSIIGGFLMLAALSSNANEVKGLGEALAVLAQQPFGSWLLGIVALGLIAYSIYSLIEARYHRMMT, encoded by the coding sequence ATGCCTCAACACGATTTGCCCCCAGAAATTCAGCGACCGATGCAACATACCGCTGCTCATCCTGCCTTTGAGAAGCTTGCACGGCTTGGGTATGCAGCGAAAGGCATTGTCTATTTCGTGGTCGGATTGCTTGCAGCTCAAGCAGCATTCGGAACTGGAGGACAAACAACTGACACCAGTGGGGCATTGCAAGAAATTGTCGCTCAACCCTTTGGGAAGTTTTTGCTGAGTTTAGTCACGATCGGAATTGTGGGGTATGTACTGTGGCGATTGGTACAGGCAGTTCTTGATCCAGAAGGCACAGGTCGAACCGATGGAGCAAAGCGAATTGTGCAACGCATTGGTTATCTGATTAGTGCGATCGCATATTCAGGGTTAGCACTTACCGCAGTCCGATTAATTACAGGCAGGGGTAACACTAGTGGATCAACCTCAAGGGATTGGACAGCACGCTTCTTGGCACAACCGTTTGGGCAGTGGATTGTTGGCTTGGCGGGGTTAGTTGTTTTAGGGGTCGGACTTTCGTACTTTTATCAGGCATACACTGCTAAATTTCAGCGACAGTTTAGATTAAATCAGATGACTGCGACAGAACGCACTTGGGCAAAACGGCTCGGTCAGTTTGGAATTGCATCACGAGGTGTTGTGTTTAGCATCATTGGGGGATTTCTTATGCTGGCAGCGTTATCCTCGAATGCCAATGAAGTGAAAGGATTAGGGGAAGCTCTAGCAGTTCTGGCTCAACAACCCTTTGGATCTTGGCTTCTAGGAATCGTTGCTCTGGGTTTGATCGCTTACAGCATCTATTCGCTGATTGAGGCGCGATATCATCGGATGATGACCTGA
- a CDS encoding DUF928 domain-containing protein, protein MQIDWDLNPSRFDRAELGKLQTQLAAAQTPKQRIDLYAESGLWYDAISQARKSPQNQSAVLELLDSLASSEAQALREWRDRLIEIKKLEQQRQR, encoded by the coding sequence GTGCAAATAGATTGGGATCTCAATCCATCTCGATTTGATCGCGCAGAACTTGGCAAGTTACAAACTCAACTCGCCGCCGCGCAAACGCCCAAACAGCGAATTGATTTGTACGCGGAGTCCGGCTTATGGTACGATGCGATCTCACAAGCCCGCAAAAGTCCTCAAAATCAATCTGCTGTACTAGAGTTGCTCGATTCTCTTGCTAGTTCGGAAGCTCAAGCGTTGAGGGAATGGCGCGATCGCCTGATCGAAATCAAGAAACTTGAACAACAGAGACAGCGCTAA